In Spirobacillus cienkowskii, a genomic segment contains:
- a CDS encoding Rpn family recombination-promoting nuclease/putative transposase codes for MNNIELVDPKYDFVFKMLFGSDPEIFMSFVNSVLNLEQSKAIVDVTFINPELNKETEDDKAIRLDVLAKLADGNLINIEMQMQNHGHYIKRSLYYWSKVYYSQLKQGENYDTLKKTIAIHVLNFSLFKHSKHYHTEAVLMDAENKVQLTDLFSIHYLDLAKLPSGNYNTLEKWLRFLKQPSKDEVLQMNIPAITKAYKQLENMSLDSSIRARYDAKRKFEHDYVTGLDTAKDEGRDEGIVIGEERGVKKEKINTAIKMLQKNKPLDEIVEFTELSLAEIHSIQQELNLK; via the coding sequence GTGAATAACATAGAACTCGTTGATCCAAAGTACGATTTTGTTTTTAAAATGCTATTTGGCAGTGACCCCGAAATTTTTATGAGTTTTGTAAATAGTGTTTTAAACTTAGAGCAAAGCAAAGCCATTGTGGACGTCACGTTTATTAATCCAGAACTCAACAAAGAAACCGAAGACGATAAGGCAATTAGGCTCGATGTCTTAGCAAAACTTGCCGATGGCAATCTCATTAACATTGAAATGCAAATGCAAAATCATGGCCATTATATTAAAAGAAGTTTGTATTATTGGAGTAAAGTATATTACTCCCAATTAAAACAAGGCGAAAACTACGATACCCTTAAAAAAACGATTGCCATTCATGTATTAAATTTTAGCTTGTTTAAACACAGCAAACACTATCACACCGAGGCTGTGTTAATGGATGCCGAGAATAAAGTGCAACTTACTGATTTATTTTCTATTCATTATTTAGATCTAGCAAAACTCCCTTCGGGTAACTATAATACCCTAGAAAAATGGTTGCGCTTTTTAAAGCAACCAAGCAAAGATGAGGTTTTGCAAATGAACATCCCTGCAATTACCAAAGCATACAAACAACTCGAAAACATGAGCCTCGATTCTAGCATTCGTGCCCGTTACGACGCCAAACGCAAGTTTGAACACGATTACGTGACAGGGCTGGATACGGCGAAAGATGAAGGGCGTGATGAAGGCATTGTTATTGGTGAAGAGCGAGGGGTTAAAAAAGAAAAAATTAACACAGCAATAAAAATGCTCCAAAAAAACAAACCACTCGATGAAATTGTAGAATTTACAGAATTATCCCTTGCAGAAATTCACAGCATACAGCAAGAACTCAATTTAAAATAA
- a CDS encoding Eco57I restriction-modification methylase domain-containing protein, with translation MPAITIKPTAHVVDVLGNVIGRDQPILRMEKALEMVSLLGSEVFEDQNIVFFDPFCKAGELLLACAFYSSWAKAKNKPDLLDMSMVFNEIFLSNRYFGLAPDERHHRLSIRTFLGNKNSHDEKFNHIIRDGHYLSEIDGKLNKQKFDKEFISMIEYIKKKTGNKKIIAVGNPPYQENDSGFGGSASAIYNLFAEGLMNEKNISELMLVIPSRWFSAGKGVQEFRNRMINSKEIKSIYHFKQSKEIFPTVDILGGVCFLHWQRNYAGDTTYIEKGVQTVVNFSKYDIVLDDPLGYQIVEKILRIWNGQFVGGIAWSRKPFGIATDYFKKNHKLEIGDKNAVPCYSKRRSILYVNKNHITKNLNKINEYKIVVPAAYAPGSKMGVRRVTLPKHQYFIIPKGYITAETYTVVASFKTELEAENFCNYLKTDFCRYMLGLRKLTQHIPKDCWNWVPFLGADKEYSEAELYKLFKITKEEQAHIKKKVQEWS, from the coding sequence ATGCCAGCTATTACAATAAAGCCCACAGCTCATGTTGTTGATGTACTTGGCAATGTTATTGGTCGAGATCAGCCTATTCTCCGTATGGAAAAAGCATTAGAAATGGTGTCGCTTCTTGGAAGTGAGGTATTTGAAGATCAAAATATCGTTTTTTTTGATCCATTTTGTAAAGCCGGTGAACTACTTTTAGCATGCGCATTTTATAGCTCTTGGGCGAAAGCCAAAAATAAACCTGACTTACTTGATATGAGCATGGTTTTTAATGAGATCTTTTTATCCAATCGGTATTTTGGCTTAGCTCCTGATGAACGGCATCATCGATTGAGTATTAGAACTTTCTTAGGCAATAAAAACTCCCATGACGAAAAATTTAATCACATCATTAGAGACGGTCATTACTTATCAGAAATTGATGGAAAATTAAATAAACAAAAGTTTGATAAGGAGTTCATTTCGATGATTGAATATATCAAGAAAAAAACAGGTAATAAAAAAATAATTGCCGTTGGAAATCCGCCTTATCAAGAGAATGACTCTGGTTTTGGTGGTAGTGCTTCAGCAATATATAACTTATTTGCTGAAGGATTAATGAATGAAAAGAATATATCTGAGCTTATGCTTGTTATACCGTCAAGATGGTTTTCGGCTGGTAAAGGAGTTCAGGAATTCAGAAATAGAATGATTAATTCAAAGGAAATTAAATCAATTTATCATTTTAAACAATCTAAAGAAATATTTCCGACAGTAGATATTTTAGGAGGAGTCTGTTTTCTTCATTGGCAGAGAAACTATGCAGGAGATACCACTTATATAGAAAAAGGAGTGCAGACTGTTGTTAATTTTTCAAAGTATGACATTGTACTGGACGATCCTTTAGGGTATCAAATTGTTGAAAAAATTTTAAGAATCTGGAATGGTCAGTTTGTAGGTGGTATCGCTTGGTCAAGAAAGCCGTTTGGTATTGCAACTGACTATTTCAAAAAAAATCATAAATTGGAGATAGGCGATAAGAACGCTGTACCTTGTTATTCTAAGAGAAGATCAATTCTTTATGTAAATAAAAATCATATAACTAAGAACTTAAATAAAATTAATGAATATAAAATAGTAGTTCCTGCTGCTTACGCTCCTGGTTCAAAAATGGGAGTTAGAAGAGTTACTTTGCCGAAACATCAGTATTTTATTATTCCTAAAGGCTATATTACAGCTGAAACATATACAGTAGTGGCAAGTTTTAAAACTGAGTTAGAAGCAGAAAATTTTTGTAATTATCTAAAAACTGATTTTTGCAGATATATGCTTGGATTAAGGAAATTAACTCAGCATATTCCCAAAGATTGTTGGAATTGGGTTCCCTTTTTAGGTGCAGATAAAGAATACTCTGAAGCTGAACTCTATAAGTTGTTCAAAATCACAAAAGAAGAACAAGCTCACATTAAAAAGAAAGTCCAGGAGTGGTCATAA
- a CDS encoding DEAD/DEAH box helicase: MSTADLLLLYAYTTEVYKTKGWIKVGQTKIGEDRIWNQFGTSNPENPEYQMIGFLPEGVQDHHVRAQLLKRGYKSIKNAPGKEWVEAQNNQVDLFKDVRKAYNEVVYRTSRSEHYKLRKEQEEAIEKACKWFNKEYPPEVIGAATHKNRFLINAKMRFGKCFTSIHLAKKINARNTLIVTYKPDVIGEWIDTVNEQVDFKEWTGIRAKPKSDRPLDPSLTESGDFPKNSDSIVLCVSLQDLWIDDEGNTKARLQKILEIHWDLVIFDEVHYGSRTERTKNILEKLKFTHRLDLSGTPFRLIEQDDFSSQQVYTYSYLDEQKNKKAEIANDPLETGEKIYRQLPDLNISTIEITDEDIAEQRDTFKTDDIDFSLNRLFETNEEGQFVYEQAVDHFIDGLTIVGHEARAISIFGQLAIQLGCPPKRHSVWWISRVDSIKALMKKLEKNPYFCNFILINASGSDSQKSDNDEKIIAKEKSSVQNAIAKANTDPTKLGTITFTCGRFLTGVTIKEWDSILILNDIQSAESYYQAIFRVQSTYINEKTKQILKPKAWVFDFAISRCLQVTYDCASNIADQIDQQESFDQKVDINKNNLEIITEGLCDTLDIKRFYEGSLVCIPTTAQDIFEVLNHEGSRIALARRITSNILVNFGKLKLLEEFPHILEILLKVKGYRTQEVGSITAEALVQIGIDASILEDVKADPNLTQEQKEKIFEDFSQKDEDKDRQSRKKWYATQIKRLAICMADFIYMTYEREYNIDDVIHTKSPEFFEVMTGISKDDFTELCDKGFMNRFALNRIVREFRDQENTSLDPEIYILENLKKMVS; this comes from the coding sequence ATGAGTACTGCTGACTTATTGTTGTTATACGCCTACACCACCGAGGTATATAAAACCAAAGGCTGGATTAAGGTTGGTCAAACTAAAATTGGTGAGGATAGAATTTGGAATCAGTTTGGCACTTCTAACCCTGAAAATCCTGAGTACCAAATGATTGGTTTTCTGCCTGAGGGTGTTCAAGATCATCATGTTCGTGCGCAGCTTCTTAAGAGGGGCTATAAGTCTATTAAAAATGCTCCTGGAAAAGAATGGGTTGAGGCGCAAAACAACCAAGTTGATTTATTTAAAGATGTTCGCAAAGCATATAACGAAGTTGTTTATAGAACGTCTCGCTCAGAACATTACAAACTTAGAAAAGAGCAAGAAGAAGCCATAGAAAAAGCTTGCAAATGGTTTAATAAAGAATACCCACCCGAAGTTATTGGAGCAGCAACCCATAAGAATCGATTTTTGATTAATGCTAAAATGAGGTTTGGCAAATGCTTTACCAGTATTCATTTGGCTAAAAAAATTAATGCTAGAAACACCTTAATAGTAACTTATAAACCCGATGTGATTGGCGAATGGATTGATACTGTTAATGAGCAAGTTGATTTTAAAGAATGGACTGGTATTCGTGCAAAACCAAAATCAGACAGACCTCTTGATCCAAGTTTAACAGAAAGCGGAGATTTTCCAAAAAACAGCGACTCAATAGTACTTTGTGTTTCTTTACAAGATTTGTGGATTGATGATGAAGGTAACACTAAAGCAAGGTTGCAAAAAATTCTAGAAATACATTGGGATTTAGTTATTTTTGATGAGGTTCATTACGGTAGTAGAACAGAACGAACTAAAAATATTTTAGAAAAATTAAAGTTTACCCATAGGTTAGATTTATCTGGTACGCCATTTAGACTTATTGAGCAAGATGATTTTTCTTCGCAACAAGTTTACACGTACAGTTATTTGGATGAACAAAAAAATAAAAAAGCAGAAATTGCTAATGACCCGTTAGAAACCGGAGAAAAAATTTATCGCCAATTACCCGATCTTAATATTTCTACAATTGAGATTACAGACGAAGACATTGCCGAGCAAAGAGACACTTTTAAAACTGATGATATTGATTTTTCATTAAATCGATTATTTGAAACAAATGAAGAAGGTCAATTTGTTTACGAGCAAGCCGTTGATCATTTTATTGATGGACTAACTATAGTGGGACATGAAGCAAGAGCAATTAGCATATTTGGACAACTTGCTATTCAGCTAGGATGTCCTCCTAAGCGGCATTCAGTTTGGTGGATAAGTCGGGTTGACTCAATTAAAGCTCTCATGAAAAAATTAGAAAAAAATCCTTATTTTTGTAACTTTATTTTAATTAATGCTTCGGGGAGCGATTCGCAAAAAAGTGATAACGATGAAAAAATTATAGCTAAAGAAAAATCTTCAGTTCAAAATGCTATTGCGAAAGCAAATACAGATCCAACAAAATTAGGTACAATTACGTTTACTTGTGGACGATTTTTAACTGGTGTGACAATTAAGGAGTGGGATAGCATTCTTATTTTAAATGATATTCAATCTGCTGAGTCTTATTATCAGGCAATTTTTAGAGTGCAGTCTACTTATATAAACGAAAAAACTAAGCAAATTTTAAAACCCAAAGCATGGGTATTTGATTTTGCAATTTCGCGCTGTCTTCAAGTGACTTATGATTGTGCTAGCAATATTGCAGATCAAATTGATCAGCAAGAAAGTTTTGATCAGAAGGTTGATATCAATAAAAATAATTTAGAAATAATAACAGAAGGGCTTTGTGATACATTAGATATTAAAAGGTTTTATGAGGGCAGTCTTGTATGCATACCTACGACAGCGCAGGATATATTTGAAGTTCTCAATCATGAAGGTTCTCGCATTGCGCTTGCGCGTAGAATTACATCAAATATTTTAGTGAACTTTGGTAAATTAAAACTTTTAGAAGAATTTCCCCATATACTCGAAATTCTTCTAAAAGTTAAAGGTTATAGAACTCAAGAAGTTGGCAGTATTACAGCCGAAGCGTTAGTGCAAATTGGTATAGACGCATCAATACTTGAAGACGTTAAAGCGGATCCTAATCTCACTCAAGAACAAAAAGAAAAAATTTTTGAAGATTTTTCTCAAAAGGATGAAGATAAAGACAGGCAATCAAGAAAAAAGTGGTATGCTACTCAAATTAAACGTCTTGCAATTTGTATGGCAGATTTTATTTATATGACTTATGAGCGAGAATATAATATTGATGATGTGATTCATACTAAATCTCCTGAATTCTTTGAAGTCATGACTGGAATTTCTAAGGACGACTTTACAGAGCTTTGTGATAAAGGGTTTATGAATCGCTTTGCATTAAATCGTATTGTTCGTGAGTTTAGAGATCAAGAAAATACCTCATTAGATCCAGAAATCTATATTTTAGAAAATCTTAAAAAAATGGTTTCTTAA